A region of Candidatus Dependentiae bacterium DNA encodes the following proteins:
- a CDS encoding KH domain-containing protein — MLKNIMDYVVKSLVEDTASVAITVTQLGGKDVFEIQVGTQDIGKVIGKDGQTIRALRMLVTALAPNGQEIEVTIIK, encoded by the coding sequence ATGTTAAAAAATATTATGGACTATGTTGTTAAATCGCTCGTCGAAGATACTGCATCAGTGGCAATAACGGTTACACAACTTGGTGGCAAAGATGTCTTTGAAATCCAAGTGGGCACTCAAGATATTGGCAAGGTTATTGGTAAAGACGGTCAGACCATCAGAGCATTACGCATGTTAGTTACGGCGCTTGCTCCTAATGGTCAAGAAATTGAAGTAACCATAATTAAATAA